In Firmicutes bacterium ASF500, a single genomic region encodes these proteins:
- a CDS encoding Thioredoxin C-1 yields MSTININKNNFQEEVMQSDKPVLLDFWAPWCGPCRMVGPILEDIAQERSDIKVGKVNVDEQPELAGQFGVMSIPALVVMKEGKITNQTVGARPKGQILDLL; encoded by the coding sequence ATGAGTACCATCAATATCAACAAAAACAACTTCCAAGAGGAAGTAATGCAGTCCGACAAACCCGTTCTCCTGGATTTCTGGGCCCCCTGGTGCGGCCCCTGCCGCATGGTCGGCCCTATTCTGGAGGACATCGCCCAGGAGCGCAGTGACATCAAGGTGGGCAAGGTCAACGTGGACGAACAGCCCGAGCTGGCCGGCCAATTCGGCGTTATGAGCATCCCCGCCCTGGTGGTGATGAAGGAGGGCAAAATCACCAACCAGACCGTAGGCGCCCGGCCCAAGGGGCAGATCCTCGACCTTCTGTGA
- the glpE gene encoding Thiosulfate sulfurtransferase GlpE — MGFLDFLKGPDINQGVEECGQTPGAILLDVRTPQEYQGGHIPGSKNVPLQTLGGGDPVSAGKDAPLFVYCYSGGRSRQAAGLLARMGYVNVKNIGGIAAYTGRVEH; from the coding sequence ATGGGATTTTTGGATTTTTTAAAGGGCCCGGACATTAACCAGGGGGTGGAGGAATGCGGCCAGACCCCCGGCGCCATCCTGCTGGATGTCCGCACCCCCCAGGAGTATCAGGGGGGGCACATCCCCGGCAGCAAAAATGTCCCCCTCCAGACCCTGGGCGGCGGCGACCCCGTCTCCGCCGGGAAGGACGCCCCCCTCTTCGTCTACTGCTACAGCGGCGGACGGAGCCGTCAGGCGGCGGGGCTTCTGGCCCGGATGGGTTATGTCAACGTAAAGAATATCGGCGGCATTGCCGCCTACACAGGAAGGGTGGAGCACTGA
- the cdr gene encoding Coenzyme A disulfide reductase — protein sequence MKVVIIGGVAGGATAAARIRRLDEQAEIVVFERSGYISYANCGLPYFIGDVITQRSALTLQTPESFFSHFRVDMRVRHEVTAIHPDRKAVSVKNLETGEEFEERYDKLILSPGAKPTQPRLPGTGLRRLFTLRTVEDTFRIKSYIQANHPRSAVLAGGGFISLELAENLRELGMEVTIVQQPRQLMNPFDPDMAAFIHSEMRRNSVRLALGHTVEGFEERDGGVDVLLKDEAPLHADMVVLAIGVTPDTALAKDAGLELGLKGSIVVNDRMETSAPHIYAVGDAVQVKHYVTGNDAVISLAGPANKQGRIAADNICGGDSRYLGSQGSSVIKVFSMTAASTGINETNAKKAGLSVDKVILSPMSHAGYYPGGKVMTMKVVFEKETCRLLGAQIVGYEGVDKRIDVLATAIHAGMKANQLKDLDLAYAPPFSSAKDPVNMAGFMIDNISKGVLKQWFLEDVPALPRDGSVTLLDARTPAEFSHGHIEDFVNIPVDELRERLDELERGKPVYVICQSGLRSYIAARILEGSGFEAYNFAGGFRFYDAVTNDRGLIEQATACGMDQ from the coding sequence ATGAAGGTCGTAATCATCGGCGGCGTGGCCGGAGGGGCGACGGCGGCGGCCCGCATCCGCCGTCTGGACGAGCAGGCGGAAATCGTTGTCTTTGAGCGGTCGGGCTATATCTCCTACGCCAACTGCGGACTGCCCTATTTCATCGGCGATGTCATCACCCAGCGGTCCGCCCTGACCCTCCAGACCCCGGAGAGCTTCTTCTCCCACTTCCGGGTGGACATGCGGGTGCGCCACGAGGTCACCGCCATCCACCCCGACCGAAAGGCCGTCTCTGTCAAAAATCTGGAGACCGGGGAGGAGTTTGAGGAGCGCTACGACAAACTGATCCTCTCCCCCGGGGCCAAGCCCACCCAGCCCCGCCTGCCCGGCACGGGCCTGCGCAGGCTGTTCACCCTGCGCACGGTGGAGGACACCTTCCGTATCAAGAGCTATATCCAGGCCAACCATCCCAGGTCCGCCGTGCTGGCGGGGGGCGGCTTCATCAGCCTGGAGCTGGCGGAAAACCTGCGGGAGCTGGGGATGGAGGTCACCATCGTCCAGCAGCCCCGTCAGCTGATGAACCCCTTCGACCCGGACATGGCTGCCTTTATCCACAGTGAAATGCGGCGGAACAGCGTCCGGCTGGCCCTGGGCCACACGGTGGAGGGCTTTGAGGAGCGGGACGGCGGCGTGGATGTCCTGCTGAAGGACGAGGCCCCCCTCCACGCCGACATGGTGGTGCTGGCCATTGGCGTCACCCCGGACACCGCCCTGGCCAAGGACGCGGGGCTGGAGCTGGGCCTCAAGGGGAGCATTGTGGTCAACGACCGGATGGAGACCTCCGCCCCCCACATCTACGCCGTGGGCGACGCCGTCCAGGTGAAGCACTACGTCACCGGGAACGACGCGGTGATCTCCCTGGCCGGGCCCGCCAACAAGCAGGGCCGGATCGCCGCGGACAACATCTGCGGCGGCGACAGCCGGTATTTGGGCAGTCAAGGCAGCTCGGTCATCAAGGTGTTCTCCATGACCGCCGCCTCCACCGGCATCAACGAGACCAACGCCAAAAAGGCCGGGCTGTCTGTAGACAAAGTGATCCTCTCCCCCATGAGCCATGCGGGCTATTACCCCGGCGGCAAGGTCATGACCATGAAGGTGGTCTTTGAGAAGGAGACCTGCCGCCTCCTGGGCGCGCAGATCGTGGGCTACGAGGGGGTAGACAAGCGCATCGACGTGCTGGCTACCGCCATTCACGCCGGAATGAAGGCCAACCAGCTCAAGGATCTGGACCTGGCATACGCGCCCCCCTTCTCCTCCGCCAAGGACCCGGTGAATATGGCCGGCTTCATGATCGACAACATCTCCAAGGGCGTTTTGAAGCAGTGGTTCCTGGAGGATGTCCCCGCCCTCCCCCGGGACGGCAGCGTCACTCTGCTGGACGCCAGAACTCCCGCTGAGTTCAGCCATGGGCACATTGAGGATTTTGTAAATATCCCCGTGGACGAGCTGCGGGAGCGGCTGGACGAGCTGGAACGGGGCAAGCCGGTTTATGTCATCTGTCAAAGCGGTCTGCGCAGCTACATCGCCGCCCGTATTTTGGAGGGCTCCGGCTTTGAGGCCTACAACTTCGCCGGCGGCTTCCGCTTCTACGACGCGGTCACCAACGACCGAGGCCTGATCGAGCAGGCCACCGCCTGCGGAATGGACCAATAA
- the mop_1 gene encoding Aldehyde oxidoreductase, whose amino-acid sequence MQRKSLIVNGVSRCFMYESKDTLADALRRHGLTGTKVGCNEGQCGACSVILNDKLVRSCVRKMSNIPEDSTVLTIEGLGLAGQLHPIQQAFITCGAVQCGFCSPGFIMSAYALLKSNPRPGREEVRSWFTRHRNICRCTGYKPIVDGVMLAAEVMRGEKTMEDITYHQESEDIYGTRYPRPGALSRVLGACDFGDDIALKMPSSTVYLALVLSTKEHAEIGGIDISKAMEVPGVIDVITAADVQGTNMLSTPKASSLNYSSGMDHPIFCRDAVRYRGDVIAAVAARDREQARRGAELMEVSYRELPVYHDFVEAASADAMQIHSGTPNVYIEQPLTKGEDTRKVFEQAAYVVEGSFETTRQSHMPVEPDVLQAYWNDEGVLCIQNKSQNLYGNIGGMAKAVGLPKEKLRMMQNPVGGSFGYSMAVAPSAVAAVCCMKLDRPVSLTLSYAEQQLFTGKRAVSLINGRLACDQTGRITGMEFHMGIDNGAYGDTASTKITKTVRFFGYPYQVPNITGLSQVCYTNNAYGVAYRAFGSPQAYTCSEALMDMMAEKIGMDPFEFRYLNIAREGDLNPNSVPYMHYPMGEMMDQMRPYYRAALEDAKRFSTPERRRGVGISWGGYHVSKAKDVAAVALELNPDGSVTNYNTWEEMGQGADIGALVHTHRCLAPLKLRPEQIKLVQNDTGICPDTGSASASRSHYMAGWAIQDAANRLMEAMRKPDGTYRTYQEMAEEGIPTKYEGRFKVGPETSDIDPYDGHGYGSPAQNFILNLCEVEVETATGKTTVLSYRGLTDIGEVGSELAVEGQFYGGASHSIGFALTEQFSDLDKHVHMARAGIPTCNETPDDFYVEFFHDPREEGPQNSVGCAESFQSSGHVAVLNAIYNAVGVRIYSLPALPEKVKQAMERKAEGREEAPQKFNLGCDLYERVEALGRLRPQEAT is encoded by the coding sequence ATGCAAAGAAAAAGCCTGATCGTAAACGGTGTAAGCCGCTGCTTTATGTATGAATCGAAGGATACTCTGGCCGACGCGCTGCGCCGGCATGGACTGACCGGCACAAAGGTGGGCTGCAACGAGGGGCAGTGCGGCGCATGCTCGGTGATTCTGAATGATAAGCTGGTGCGCTCATGCGTCCGGAAAATGTCCAATATCCCGGAGGACTCCACCGTCCTTACCATTGAGGGGCTTGGATTGGCGGGGCAGCTGCACCCCATTCAGCAGGCGTTTATTACCTGCGGCGCGGTGCAGTGTGGATTTTGCAGTCCTGGATTCATCATGTCCGCATACGCCCTTCTGAAAAGCAACCCCCGGCCCGGCAGGGAGGAGGTGCGGAGCTGGTTTACCAGACATCGGAATATTTGCCGGTGCACCGGCTATAAGCCGATTGTGGACGGCGTGATGCTCGCGGCTGAGGTGATGCGCGGGGAGAAGACCATGGAGGACATCACCTATCATCAGGAGTCCGAAGATATTTATGGGACCCGTTATCCCAGGCCCGGCGCGTTGTCCCGAGTGCTGGGAGCATGTGACTTTGGAGACGATATCGCACTGAAAATGCCCAGTTCCACCGTCTATCTGGCCTTGGTGCTCTCCACAAAGGAACATGCTGAGATTGGCGGGATTGATATCTCTAAGGCCATGGAGGTTCCGGGTGTGATTGATGTGATCACCGCGGCGGATGTCCAGGGAACCAATATGCTGTCTACTCCGAAGGCATCCTCGCTCAACTACAGCTCCGGGATGGATCACCCCATTTTCTGCAGGGACGCCGTGCGCTACCGGGGGGATGTGATTGCGGCAGTGGCGGCGCGGGACAGAGAGCAGGCCCGCCGGGGGGCGGAACTGATGGAGGTGTCCTATCGGGAGCTGCCGGTTTACCACGATTTTGTGGAGGCCGCCTCGGCCGACGCGATGCAGATCCATTCGGGTACGCCCAACGTGTATATTGAACAGCCGCTGACCAAGGGAGAGGATACCCGGAAGGTGTTTGAACAGGCCGCCTATGTGGTGGAGGGCAGCTTTGAGACCACCCGTCAGTCCCATATGCCGGTTGAGCCGGATGTGCTCCAGGCTTATTGGAACGATGAAGGAGTTCTGTGTATCCAGAACAAGAGCCAGAATCTCTACGGCAACATCGGAGGTATGGCGAAAGCAGTGGGACTGCCCAAGGAGAAGCTCAGGATGATGCAGAACCCGGTGGGAGGCAGCTTTGGTTACAGCATGGCGGTGGCTCCCTCTGCGGTGGCGGCGGTCTGTTGTATGAAGCTGGACCGCCCAGTCTCTCTGACCCTGAGCTATGCGGAACAGCAGCTGTTTACCGGAAAACGGGCGGTCAGCCTGATTAACGGGCGGCTGGCCTGCGATCAGACAGGCAGAATTACAGGTATGGAGTTCCACATGGGTATTGATAACGGAGCTTATGGTGATACTGCCTCGACTAAAATTACCAAGACGGTGCGGTTTTTTGGATATCCTTATCAGGTGCCGAACATCACGGGGCTTAGCCAGGTCTGTTATACCAACAATGCCTATGGCGTGGCTTACCGCGCCTTTGGCTCCCCCCAGGCCTACACCTGCAGCGAGGCGCTGATGGACATGATGGCGGAAAAAATTGGCATGGACCCCTTTGAGTTCCGCTATCTGAATATTGCCAGGGAGGGGGACCTCAACCCCAACAGCGTTCCGTATATGCACTATCCCATGGGCGAAATGATGGACCAAATGCGGCCCTACTATCGGGCCGCGCTGGAAGATGCCAAGAGATTCAGCACTCCAGAACGGAGGCGGGGAGTGGGCATCAGCTGGGGCGGTTACCATGTGAGCAAAGCGAAGGATGTCGCCGCGGTCGCCCTGGAGCTGAACCCGGACGGCTCCGTCACCAACTACAACACCTGGGAGGAGATGGGGCAGGGGGCGGACATCGGCGCGCTGGTCCACACCCACCGCTGTTTGGCGCCGCTGAAGCTCAGGCCGGAACAGATCAAGCTGGTCCAGAACGATACGGGAATCTGTCCGGATACCGGTTCAGCTTCCGCCAGTCGCTCACACTACATGGCGGGCTGGGCGATTCAGGATGCGGCCAACCGCCTGATGGAGGCCATGCGCAAGCCGGACGGGACCTACCGCACCTACCAGGAGATGGCGGAGGAGGGCATCCCAACTAAATACGAGGGGCGGTTTAAGGTTGGGCCCGAGACTTCGGATATTGACCCCTATGACGGCCACGGCTACGGCTCGCCTGCCCAGAACTTCATTCTGAATCTTTGTGAGGTAGAGGTGGAGACAGCCACCGGGAAGACGACCGTACTCTCTTACAGGGGGCTGACTGACATCGGCGAGGTGGGAAGCGAGCTGGCTGTGGAGGGACAGTTTTACGGCGGGGCGTCCCACTCCATCGGCTTTGCGCTGACGGAGCAGTTCAGTGATTTGGACAAGCATGTGCATATGGCTCGGGCGGGCATCCCCACCTGCAATGAGACGCCTGACGATTTTTATGTGGAATTTTTCCACGATCCCCGTGAGGAGGGACCGCAGAATTCGGTGGGCTGTGCGGAGTCCTTCCAAAGCTCCGGGCATGTGGCGGTCCTGAATGCAATCTATAATGCGGTTGGGGTTCGTATCTATTCCCTGCCCGCCCTTCCGGAAAAGGTGAAGCAGGCGATGGAGAGGAAAGCCGAAGGCCGGGAGGAGGCACCTCAAAAATTTAACCTGGGGTGTGACCTCTATGAGCGCGTGGAGGCCCTCGGGCGGCTGCGCCCCCAGGAGGCGACCTGA
- the dhaT gene encoding 1,3-propanediol dehydrogenase, which translates to MFYQEKVTSYETHTRIISGIGAAAQLTEELRQAGVKKAMIISGRHVSKTEFYAGCLEAIKKADVDCVTYNEVSAEAPASDVERAAEFLRTQGGVELVVAIGGGSVIDLSKCVAVLATNGGKPRDWIGYERFQIPPIPLFVVPTTAGTASEVTSMAIIHDEEVGDKFTVAHRELNCAKAAFLDPRALLECPVGVIADSGIDALSHSLESFYSLKANPMTEAVSLKGIELVSRTLSVVCATAAKNQMAALDLFLGSTMGGMAFTTTGTGHMHGIGRYVGPYFHISHGLSIAFLMGEVLRFNAMAQPEKTIQAARAMGIDCTGLSWSEAADRMAAFVDRLLQDTGLTQKLSALKATQEDFEHIAEDCVKDYQARYWKINPRYSRKEDYLSILNNAYRHFCQSNAGKGRRHICKEKA; encoded by the coding sequence ATGTTTTATCAGGAAAAGGTTACATCTTATGAGACACATACCAGGATTATTTCCGGTATCGGCGCTGCGGCACAGCTGACGGAGGAGCTCCGGCAGGCTGGGGTGAAAAAGGCGATGATTATTTCCGGGCGGCATGTCTCCAAAACGGAGTTTTATGCAGGCTGCCTGGAGGCAATCAAGAAGGCTGATGTGGATTGTGTAACCTACAATGAGGTAAGTGCGGAGGCTCCGGCCAGTGATGTAGAGCGGGCGGCGGAGTTTCTGAGGACTCAGGGCGGCGTGGAACTGGTTGTGGCGATAGGCGGCGGCAGTGTGATCGACCTCTCCAAGTGCGTTGCTGTGCTGGCGACCAACGGGGGGAAGCCCCGGGACTGGATCGGCTATGAGCGCTTCCAAATCCCGCCTATCCCTCTGTTTGTGGTCCCAACCACGGCGGGTACCGCCTCGGAGGTGACCAGTATGGCTATCATTCACGACGAGGAGGTGGGGGACAAGTTTACAGTGGCCCACCGTGAGCTCAACTGCGCCAAGGCGGCGTTCCTGGACCCCAGGGCCCTGCTGGAATGCCCGGTGGGCGTGATCGCCGACTCTGGGATTGACGCGCTCAGCCATAGTCTGGAGTCCTTCTATTCCTTGAAAGCTAACCCTATGACTGAGGCGGTATCTCTTAAGGGAATTGAACTGGTCAGCCGAACCCTCTCCGTGGTCTGCGCGACAGCGGCGAAAAACCAGATGGCGGCCCTGGACCTCTTCCTGGGCAGTACCATGGGCGGGATGGCTTTTACCACCACGGGTACCGGGCATATGCACGGGATCGGCCGCTATGTGGGCCCCTATTTCCATATCAGTCACGGACTGTCCATTGCTTTTCTGATGGGGGAGGTCCTCCGCTTCAATGCGATGGCCCAGCCGGAGAAGACCATTCAGGCGGCAAGGGCCATGGGGATTGATTGTACAGGCCTGAGTTGGAGTGAAGCGGCGGACCGTATGGCGGCCTTTGTGGACCGGCTGCTCCAGGATACCGGTTTGACACAGAAGCTGAGTGCTCTGAAGGCAACACAGGAGGACTTTGAGCATATCGCGGAGGACTGCGTAAAAGACTATCAGGCCAGGTACTGGAAGATCAATCCCAGGTATTCCAGGAAAGAGGATTATCTGTCCATCCTGAACAACGCTTACCGCCATTTTTGCCAATCGAACGCCGGAAAGGGAAGGAGACATATATGCAAAGAAAAAGCCTGA
- a CDS encoding NADH oxidase, which translates to MLFQELQIGNTRIRNRIAMTAMATNLADISGGVTQAMIDYYGERAKGGAGLIIIENAGITPNGRNGAVQLRCDVLSNVPGLGRLADAIHYFGAKAIIQLQHAGQATRQEYIGELPVGPSPRVETDGRMTGRALSKLEIEQLVQDFAQAAVYAQQAGLDGVEIHAAHAYLLAEFLSPISNRRQDEYGGSLENRARFAVEVIQAVRKRAGRDFIISVRINGVELDEGGLTAQEAAQAAVLMEKAGADLINVSNGFQRHVDSLSAFLPAGWRSVYAEQVKGAVSVPVLTSGGLRKREMMEDILTSGQADLIGVGRQFIADPHWPEKLKRGCPEAISHCLMCNVGCAGNRITGKRSIQCVVNPDVARESAALFAPRPVKKPRRIAVIGAGPAGLTFACEAAGRGHTVHVWERRPQVNGAMRLAASVPGKGGMEAFCRHMEWLAESGTFTITCGCEAGPEEIMAFSPDAVVYCGGSVPNRLDRVVDYSTGKVKTAHEFLETDRHERSGQRVVVIGGGSVGCEVADRLAEDGNFVTIVEMTARVCGGTHDINRRALLERLDEQGVLILTETSLEGMDGDTVLVKQGGVQRRLEADLILVAAGGRGGPPAWFSQLAERGVDCYAIGEGASARPSNIMQAIQEGTALGRTI; encoded by the coding sequence ATGTTATTTCAAGAGCTTCAAATTGGCAATACGCGGATTCGGAACCGGATTGCGATGACCGCAATGGCCACAAACCTGGCGGACATCAGCGGCGGGGTAACTCAGGCCATGATTGATTACTACGGCGAACGGGCCAAAGGGGGAGCCGGGCTGATTATCATTGAAAACGCCGGAATTACACCCAATGGCCGCAACGGCGCCGTGCAGCTGCGCTGCGATGTGCTCAGCAATGTCCCCGGGCTGGGCCGCCTTGCCGACGCGATACACTACTTTGGCGCGAAGGCAATCATCCAGCTCCAGCATGCGGGCCAGGCGACCAGGCAGGAGTACATTGGCGAGCTGCCCGTTGGCCCTTCTCCCCGTGTGGAGACGGATGGAAGGATGACTGGCCGGGCGCTCTCTAAACTGGAGATTGAGCAGCTGGTCCAGGACTTTGCTCAGGCCGCTGTCTACGCCCAACAGGCGGGCCTGGACGGTGTGGAGATCCATGCGGCCCACGCCTATCTGCTGGCGGAGTTTCTGTCCCCCATTTCAAACCGCCGGCAGGACGAGTATGGGGGCAGTCTGGAAAACCGGGCGCGCTTTGCTGTAGAGGTGATTCAGGCTGTGCGGAAGCGAGCGGGCCGTGACTTTATTATCAGTGTCCGGATCAACGGAGTGGAACTGGACGAAGGGGGGCTGACCGCACAGGAGGCGGCCCAGGCGGCTGTTCTGATGGAGAAAGCGGGGGCCGATCTGATCAACGTAAGCAACGGGTTTCAGCGTCATGTGGACTCTCTGTCCGCGTTTTTACCGGCGGGATGGAGAAGCGTATATGCCGAACAGGTCAAAGGGGCGGTTTCTGTCCCGGTGCTGACCAGCGGCGGACTGCGAAAACGGGAGATGATGGAGGACATCCTGACCTCTGGTCAGGCGGACCTGATTGGAGTGGGCAGACAGTTTATTGCGGACCCCCACTGGCCGGAGAAGCTGAAACGGGGATGCCCGGAGGCGATTTCCCACTGCTTAATGTGCAATGTGGGCTGCGCGGGGAACCGAATTACAGGGAAGCGCAGTATCCAGTGTGTTGTCAACCCGGACGTAGCCCGGGAATCTGCGGCGCTGTTTGCCCCGCGTCCGGTGAAGAAGCCCCGGCGAATCGCTGTGATTGGGGCTGGGCCGGCTGGGCTGACCTTCGCCTGTGAGGCCGCCGGGAGAGGACATACTGTCCACGTCTGGGAGCGGCGGCCCCAGGTAAACGGCGCGATGCGCCTGGCCGCAAGCGTACCGGGAAAGGGCGGAATGGAAGCCTTTTGCAGGCATATGGAGTGGCTTGCGGAGAGCGGAACCTTTACCATAACCTGTGGCTGTGAGGCCGGACCGGAGGAAATTATGGCCTTTTCCCCGGACGCCGTGGTCTATTGCGGGGGTTCTGTGCCGAACCGGCTGGATCGGGTTGTAGATTATTCCACAGGAAAGGTAAAGACAGCCCACGAATTTTTGGAGACCGACCGGCATGAGCGCTCTGGACAGCGGGTGGTGGTGATAGGCGGCGGAAGTGTGGGCTGTGAAGTGGCAGACCGCCTGGCCGAAGACGGCAATTTTGTCACTATAGTTGAGATGACTGCCCGCGTCTGCGGCGGAACCCATGACATCAACCGCAGGGCCCTTTTGGAACGGCTGGACGAACAGGGCGTGTTGATTTTAACGGAAACAAGTCTTGAAGGGATGGACGGAGACACGGTCCTTGTTAAACAGGGCGGTGTTCAGCGGAGACTGGAGGCGGACCTGATTTTGGTTGCCGCCGGGGGCAGAGGAGGCCCGCCTGCCTGGTTCAGCCAATTGGCGGAGCGGGGCGTGGACTGCTATGCGATAGGTGAAGGCGCGTCCGCCAGGCCCTCCAACATTATGCAGGCCATTCAGGAGGGGACGGCCCTGGGCCGGACCATTTAG
- the mii gene encoding 3-methylitaconate isomerase: MSGFMPNQRIPCVYMRGGTSKAVFFNGEDLPEEREAQDRVILSAFGSPDHRQIDGMGGANTSTSKVAIIRRSQRPGIDVDYEFGQVDVLAPIVGRTMNCGNISSAVGPYAIDEGLVEGVEPVTEVHIFNTNTQKEIIAQVPVKDGRAVTEGDFSIDGVPGTAARIRLKFVAPQGAASGKLLPTGHARDTIEVEGKSYEYSFVDAANPVIFVRPEEFGVRGTEIPSEFNALPNCGDICRRLEIIRGTGAVLLGFAKDLEDARINSQTLPKIAFVTAPVSYKAGSGRQVGAEEADLIGRLFSVNMKMIDAYMGTGAICTITAANTPGTIVNKIARKALGTSRIEHLRIGHPWGVMDAYADLRVNDADGTHSVVSGNLDRTARRIMDGHVYVRP, from the coding sequence ATGAGCGGCTTTATGCCAAATCAAAGAATCCCCTGTGTCTATATGCGCGGCGGCACCAGTAAGGCAGTATTTTTCAACGGAGAGGACCTGCCAGAGGAGCGGGAGGCGCAGGACCGAGTGATTCTGAGCGCTTTTGGTTCCCCGGATCACAGGCAGATTGACGGCATGGGCGGGGCGAATACCTCTACCAGCAAGGTGGCCATTATCCGCAGGAGCCAGCGCCCCGGCATTGACGTGGATTATGAGTTTGGTCAAGTGGATGTCTTGGCGCCTATTGTGGGCCGGACGATGAACTGCGGGAATATTTCCTCCGCGGTTGGGCCCTACGCCATAGATGAAGGTCTGGTGGAGGGGGTGGAACCTGTCACAGAGGTCCATATCTTCAACACTAACACCCAGAAGGAAATTATTGCGCAGGTTCCGGTGAAGGACGGCCGGGCTGTCACAGAGGGGGACTTTTCCATTGACGGAGTACCGGGTACCGCAGCCAGAATTCGACTGAAATTTGTCGCCCCCCAGGGAGCGGCCTCCGGAAAGCTCCTGCCCACGGGACACGCCAGGGATACCATCGAGGTGGAAGGAAAAAGCTATGAATACTCCTTTGTGGATGCGGCCAATCCGGTGATTTTCGTCCGCCCTGAGGAGTTCGGGGTGCGGGGGACGGAGATCCCGTCCGAATTCAACGCACTGCCCAACTGCGGGGATATCTGCCGCAGGCTGGAGATAATCCGGGGGACGGGGGCCGTTCTGTTGGGCTTTGCCAAGGATCTGGAGGATGCCCGTATCAATAGCCAGACCCTGCCCAAAATCGCCTTTGTGACAGCGCCCGTCAGCTATAAAGCGGGCAGTGGAAGGCAAGTGGGCGCGGAGGAGGCCGACCTGATTGGCCGTCTGTTTTCCGTCAATATGAAGATGATTGACGCCTATATGGGTACCGGAGCTATCTGCACCATTACGGCGGCCAATACGCCGGGCACAATCGTCAACAAAATTGCCCGCAAAGCTTTGGGCACCAGCCGCATTGAGCACTTGCGCATCGGACACCCCTGGGGAGTTATGGATGCCTACGCTGACCTGCGGGTCAATGACGCGGATGGTACGCACAGCGTGGTGAGCGGGAATCTGGATCGCACAGCCCGCCGGATTATGGACGGCCATGTCTACGTCCGCCCTTGA